A single Xiphias gladius isolate SHS-SW01 ecotype Sanya breed wild chromosome 18, ASM1685928v1, whole genome shotgun sequence DNA region contains:
- the tcea2 gene encoding transcription elongation factor A protein 2 isoform X2, with protein MAKNQEVERIAKKLDKMVHKKNTDGALDLLRELKNIKMSLETLQSTRVGMSVNAVRKQSSDEEVQTLAKALIKSWKKLLDGSEGKSEEKEKKKEGSPVRSSSTSKDCGSSEKSKKSGETPSTPTSPTSPTTPTLPARVTSFPPAPVTTDSVRNKCRELLVAALQTDDDHKTIGVDCDHLAAQIEEQIFQEFKSTDMKYKTRLRSRISNLKDQKNPDLRRNVLCGNISPQRIACMTAEEMASAELKQIREALTKESIREHQLSKVGGSETDMFICNKCHGKSCTYTQVQTRSADEPMTTFVLCNSCGNRWKFC; from the exons ATGGCTAAAAACCAGGAAGTGGAGCGCATCGCCAAAAAGCTGGATAAAATGGTGCACAAGAAGAATACG GACGGTGCCCTCGACCTGCTGAGGGAACTGAAGAACATCAAGATGTCACTGGAGACCCTGCAG TCCACCAGAGTTGGGATGTCAGTGAACGCGGTGAGGAAGCAGAGTTCAGATGAAGAGGTTCAGACTCTGGCCAAAGCTCTGATCAAGTCCTGGAAGAaactgctgg acggATCAGAGGGGAAGtcggaggagaaggagaagaagaaggaaggcTCTCCTGTGAGGTCGTCGTCCACCTCCAAGGACTGCGGCAGCAGCGAGAAAAG TAAGAAGTCTGGGGAGACCCCCAgcacccccacctcccccacctcccccaccacccccaccctccccgcTCGGGTCACCTCCTTCCCCCCCGCCCCCGTCACCACCGACAGCGTCCGGAACAAGTGTCGAGAGCTGCTGGTGGCCGCGCTGCAGACTGACG ATGACCACAAGACCATTGGAGTCGACTGCGATCACCTTGCAGCACAAATTGAAGAAC AGATATTCCAGGAGTTTAAGTCCACAGACATGAAATACAAAACCCGTCTACGAAGCCGCATCTCGAACCTGAAGGACCAGAAGAACCCCGACCTGCGGCGCAACGTCCTGTGTGGGAACATCTCGCCTCAGCGCATCGCCTGCATGACGGCTGAG GAGATGGCGAGCGCCGAGCTGAAGCAGATCAGAGAGGCTTTGACGAAAGAGTCCATCAGGGAGCATCAGCTGTCGAAGGTCGGGGGAAGTGAGACGGACATGTTCATCTGCAACAAGTGTCATGGAAAGAGCTGCACGTACACACAG gtGCAGACCCGCAGCGCCGATGAGCCCATGACGACCTTTGTGTTGTGTAACAGCTGCGGCAACCGATGGAAG ttcTGTTGA
- the tcea2 gene encoding transcription elongation factor A protein 2 isoform X1 encodes MAKNQEVERIAKKLDKMVHKKNTDGALDLLRELKNIKMSLETLQSTRVGMSVNAVRKQSSDEEVQTLAKALIKSWKKLLDGSEGKSEEKEKKKEGSPVRSSSTSKDCGSSEKSSKKSGETPSTPTSPTSPTTPTLPARVTSFPPAPVTTDSVRNKCRELLVAALQTDDDHKTIGVDCDHLAAQIEEQIFQEFKSTDMKYKTRLRSRISNLKDQKNPDLRRNVLCGNISPQRIACMTAEEMASAELKQIREALTKESIREHQLSKVGGSETDMFICNKCHGKSCTYTQVQTRSADEPMTTFVLCNSCGNRWKFC; translated from the exons ATGGCTAAAAACCAGGAAGTGGAGCGCATCGCCAAAAAGCTGGATAAAATGGTGCACAAGAAGAATACG GACGGTGCCCTCGACCTGCTGAGGGAACTGAAGAACATCAAGATGTCACTGGAGACCCTGCAG TCCACCAGAGTTGGGATGTCAGTGAACGCGGTGAGGAAGCAGAGTTCAGATGAAGAGGTTCAGACTCTGGCCAAAGCTCTGATCAAGTCCTGGAAGAaactgctgg acggATCAGAGGGGAAGtcggaggagaaggagaagaagaaggaaggcTCTCCTGTGAGGTCGTCGTCCACCTCCAAGGACTGCGGCAGCAGCGAGAAAAG caGTAAGAAGTCTGGGGAGACCCCCAgcacccccacctcccccacctcccccaccacccccaccctccccgcTCGGGTCACCTCCTTCCCCCCCGCCCCCGTCACCACCGACAGCGTCCGGAACAAGTGTCGAGAGCTGCTGGTGGCCGCGCTGCAGACTGACG ATGACCACAAGACCATTGGAGTCGACTGCGATCACCTTGCAGCACAAATTGAAGAAC AGATATTCCAGGAGTTTAAGTCCACAGACATGAAATACAAAACCCGTCTACGAAGCCGCATCTCGAACCTGAAGGACCAGAAGAACCCCGACCTGCGGCGCAACGTCCTGTGTGGGAACATCTCGCCTCAGCGCATCGCCTGCATGACGGCTGAG GAGATGGCGAGCGCCGAGCTGAAGCAGATCAGAGAGGCTTTGACGAAAGAGTCCATCAGGGAGCATCAGCTGTCGAAGGTCGGGGGAAGTGAGACGGACATGTTCATCTGCAACAAGTGTCATGGAAAGAGCTGCACGTACACACAG gtGCAGACCCGCAGCGCCGATGAGCCCATGACGACCTTTGTGTTGTGTAACAGCTGCGGCAACCGATGGAAG ttcTGTTGA
- the tcea2 gene encoding transcription elongation factor A protein 2 isoform X4 — protein sequence MGSTFNCREGENSGTTDGALDLLRELKNIKMSLETLQSTRVGMSVNAVRKQSSDEEVQTLAKALIKSWKKLLDGSEGKSEEKEKKKEGSPVRSSSTSKDCGSSEKSSKKSGETPSTPTSPTSPTTPTLPARVTSFPPAPVTTDSVRNKCRELLVAALQTDDDHKTIGVDCDHLAAQIEEQIFQEFKSTDMKYKTRLRSRISNLKDQKNPDLRRNVLCGNISPQRIACMTAEEMASAELKQIREALTKESIREHQLSKVGGSETDMFICNKCHGKSCTYTQVQTRSADEPMTTFVLCNSCGNRWKFC from the exons ATGGGCTCTACCTTTAACTGCCGAGAGGGGGAAAATTCTGGAACCACG GACGGTGCCCTCGACCTGCTGAGGGAACTGAAGAACATCAAGATGTCACTGGAGACCCTGCAG TCCACCAGAGTTGGGATGTCAGTGAACGCGGTGAGGAAGCAGAGTTCAGATGAAGAGGTTCAGACTCTGGCCAAAGCTCTGATCAAGTCCTGGAAGAaactgctgg acggATCAGAGGGGAAGtcggaggagaaggagaagaagaaggaaggcTCTCCTGTGAGGTCGTCGTCCACCTCCAAGGACTGCGGCAGCAGCGAGAAAAG caGTAAGAAGTCTGGGGAGACCCCCAgcacccccacctcccccacctcccccaccacccccaccctccccgcTCGGGTCACCTCCTTCCCCCCCGCCCCCGTCACCACCGACAGCGTCCGGAACAAGTGTCGAGAGCTGCTGGTGGCCGCGCTGCAGACTGACG ATGACCACAAGACCATTGGAGTCGACTGCGATCACCTTGCAGCACAAATTGAAGAAC AGATATTCCAGGAGTTTAAGTCCACAGACATGAAATACAAAACCCGTCTACGAAGCCGCATCTCGAACCTGAAGGACCAGAAGAACCCCGACCTGCGGCGCAACGTCCTGTGTGGGAACATCTCGCCTCAGCGCATCGCCTGCATGACGGCTGAG GAGATGGCGAGCGCCGAGCTGAAGCAGATCAGAGAGGCTTTGACGAAAGAGTCCATCAGGGAGCATCAGCTGTCGAAGGTCGGGGGAAGTGAGACGGACATGTTCATCTGCAACAAGTGTCATGGAAAGAGCTGCACGTACACACAG gtGCAGACCCGCAGCGCCGATGAGCCCATGACGACCTTTGTGTTGTGTAACAGCTGCGGCAACCGATGGAAG ttcTGTTGA
- the tcea2 gene encoding transcription elongation factor A protein 2 isoform X3 → MYLSVLTVAPDVTTFCMEDGALDLLRELKNIKMSLETLQSTRVGMSVNAVRKQSSDEEVQTLAKALIKSWKKLLDGSEGKSEEKEKKKEGSPVRSSSTSKDCGSSEKSSKKSGETPSTPTSPTSPTTPTLPARVTSFPPAPVTTDSVRNKCRELLVAALQTDDDHKTIGVDCDHLAAQIEEQIFQEFKSTDMKYKTRLRSRISNLKDQKNPDLRRNVLCGNISPQRIACMTAEEMASAELKQIREALTKESIREHQLSKVGGSETDMFICNKCHGKSCTYTQVQTRSADEPMTTFVLCNSCGNRWKFC, encoded by the exons ATGTACCTCAGTGTGTTGACCGTAGCTCCGGATGTCACTACCTTTTGTATGGAG GACGGTGCCCTCGACCTGCTGAGGGAACTGAAGAACATCAAGATGTCACTGGAGACCCTGCAG TCCACCAGAGTTGGGATGTCAGTGAACGCGGTGAGGAAGCAGAGTTCAGATGAAGAGGTTCAGACTCTGGCCAAAGCTCTGATCAAGTCCTGGAAGAaactgctgg acggATCAGAGGGGAAGtcggaggagaaggagaagaagaaggaaggcTCTCCTGTGAGGTCGTCGTCCACCTCCAAGGACTGCGGCAGCAGCGAGAAAAG caGTAAGAAGTCTGGGGAGACCCCCAgcacccccacctcccccacctcccccaccacccccaccctccccgcTCGGGTCACCTCCTTCCCCCCCGCCCCCGTCACCACCGACAGCGTCCGGAACAAGTGTCGAGAGCTGCTGGTGGCCGCGCTGCAGACTGACG ATGACCACAAGACCATTGGAGTCGACTGCGATCACCTTGCAGCACAAATTGAAGAAC AGATATTCCAGGAGTTTAAGTCCACAGACATGAAATACAAAACCCGTCTACGAAGCCGCATCTCGAACCTGAAGGACCAGAAGAACCCCGACCTGCGGCGCAACGTCCTGTGTGGGAACATCTCGCCTCAGCGCATCGCCTGCATGACGGCTGAG GAGATGGCGAGCGCCGAGCTGAAGCAGATCAGAGAGGCTTTGACGAAAGAGTCCATCAGGGAGCATCAGCTGTCGAAGGTCGGGGGAAGTGAGACGGACATGTTCATCTGCAACAAGTGTCATGGAAAGAGCTGCACGTACACACAG gtGCAGACCCGCAGCGCCGATGAGCCCATGACGACCTTTGTGTTGTGTAACAGCTGCGGCAACCGATGGAAG ttcTGTTGA
- the tcea2 gene encoding transcription elongation factor A protein 2 isoform X5: MSLETLQSTRVGMSVNAVRKQSSDEEVQTLAKALIKSWKKLLDGSEGKSEEKEKKKEGSPVRSSSTSKDCGSSEKSSKKSGETPSTPTSPTSPTTPTLPARVTSFPPAPVTTDSVRNKCRELLVAALQTDDDHKTIGVDCDHLAAQIEEQIFQEFKSTDMKYKTRLRSRISNLKDQKNPDLRRNVLCGNISPQRIACMTAEEMASAELKQIREALTKESIREHQLSKVGGSETDMFICNKCHGKSCTYTQVQTRSADEPMTTFVLCNSCGNRWKFC, translated from the exons ATGTCACTGGAGACCCTGCAG TCCACCAGAGTTGGGATGTCAGTGAACGCGGTGAGGAAGCAGAGTTCAGATGAAGAGGTTCAGACTCTGGCCAAAGCTCTGATCAAGTCCTGGAAGAaactgctgg acggATCAGAGGGGAAGtcggaggagaaggagaagaagaaggaaggcTCTCCTGTGAGGTCGTCGTCCACCTCCAAGGACTGCGGCAGCAGCGAGAAAAG caGTAAGAAGTCTGGGGAGACCCCCAgcacccccacctcccccacctcccccaccacccccaccctccccgcTCGGGTCACCTCCTTCCCCCCCGCCCCCGTCACCACCGACAGCGTCCGGAACAAGTGTCGAGAGCTGCTGGTGGCCGCGCTGCAGACTGACG ATGACCACAAGACCATTGGAGTCGACTGCGATCACCTTGCAGCACAAATTGAAGAAC AGATATTCCAGGAGTTTAAGTCCACAGACATGAAATACAAAACCCGTCTACGAAGCCGCATCTCGAACCTGAAGGACCAGAAGAACCCCGACCTGCGGCGCAACGTCCTGTGTGGGAACATCTCGCCTCAGCGCATCGCCTGCATGACGGCTGAG GAGATGGCGAGCGCCGAGCTGAAGCAGATCAGAGAGGCTTTGACGAAAGAGTCCATCAGGGAGCATCAGCTGTCGAAGGTCGGGGGAAGTGAGACGGACATGTTCATCTGCAACAAGTGTCATGGAAAGAGCTGCACGTACACACAG gtGCAGACCCGCAGCGCCGATGAGCCCATGACGACCTTTGTGTTGTGTAACAGCTGCGGCAACCGATGGAAG ttcTGTTGA